ggaagccgggacccccaaccccccatcccactgggatAGGGCTGGGGATATTCCCAGTTATTGTTGGGGTGAGCTGGATGCCGTAGACCTCACCGCGTTGGCCAACGCAACCATGGCACCGCTACAGttaaaaaagccaaccaaaaccagggcaggggggtccACCGggccccccaacccccccatcccaccgggaTAGGGCCGGGAATGATCCCGGTTACGGCTGGGTGAGCTGGATGCCGTAGACCTCACCACGTTGGCCAACGCAACCATGGCGGCACGGGCACCACTATGGCATCAAAATggttaataaaaaaacaaccaagatCCCCCAAAAccagggcaggggggtcggCCGGGACCCCAACCCCCCCATTCCACTGGGATTGGGCCGGGAATAGTCCCAGTTATGGTTGGGTGAGCTGGATGCCATAGACCTCACCGCGTTGGCCAACGCAACCATGGTGCTGAAATGGTTaataaaaacccaaccaaaacccgGGCAGGGGGGTCCACCGGGACCCCCAaccccccatcccaccgggaTAGGGCTGGGAATGATCCCGGTTACGGTTGGGTGAGCTGGATGCCATAGACCTCACCATGTTGGCTAACACAACCATGGCACCACTGGCACCACTACGGCACCAAAATGgttaataaaaaaccccaaacccaccccccaaaaccagggcagggggggaagccgggacccccaaccccccatcccactgggatTGGGCCGGGAATAGTCCCAGTTATGGTTGGGTGAGCTGGATGCCGTAGACCTCACCGTGTTGGCCAACGCAACCATGGCACCACTGGCACCTCTACAGTGccaaaatggttttaaaaaaaagcaaccccccccccccccccccccccccgcaaaaaCGAGGGCAGGGGggtccaccaggacccccaaccccccatcccaccgggaTAGGGCTGGGAATGATCCCGGTTATGGTTGGGTGAGCCGGATGCTGTAGACCTCACCGCATTGGCCACTATGGTGCCGAAATggtaaaaaacccaccaaaaccccccaaaaccagggCACGGGAGGCCACCAggacccccaaaccccccccaTCCCATCAAGATAGGGCCGGGAATAATCCCGGTTACGGCTGGGTGAGCTGGATGCCGTAGACCTCGCCGCGATCccgccggtgccggtgccggccGGTGGCGTTGACGGTGCCCTCGGCGTCGCGCACGTTGTACTCGCCCTTCTTGCACGCCGTCGTCTTCAGGTAATACCCGCCAGCAGCCGCCAAACCCACCGCGGTGACGGCGCCTAAGGAGCCCAGCGAGGCCAGGAGCACCAGGCGGCTCTCTGCGGGGTGCCAGGGTGCCGGTGACACCGCGGCAGTGCCGGAgagacccccacccccccacccccattccCATCACCCAGCTCACCATCCACCTGCACCACGACGCTGCCGGCGCGCTGGCCGTGCCGGTTGACCGCGGTGCAGGTGTAAAGACCTCGgttggcggcggcggcgctggcgATGGCCACTGTGCGGTTATCGGGGCCAAAGCGGaggttgggggcggggggcagcacccagccgtaggtgggggggggcagcccctcGGCGCGGCACTCCACGCTGAAGCTGGAGCCCCGCGGGACGGTGGGGGAGGGCAGGACCCACAGGCTCACCGCGGCGGGGCTGTCTGCACCGGGGTGGCACAGGGGGTCAGCCGAGCCCACCGCGGCGGGTAGAAATCACCAAACCCCCTTTttccaccccaaaaccccctgGTCCACTCGTTAGAAATCACCCCCCCctctttccccccaccccccaccccgttGCCCCCTACTCACACTCGACGGTGACGGTGATGTTGCGCAGGGCAGAGCCGTGGGGGTTGGTGGCCCGGCACTGGTAGGTGCCAGCGTGGGCGCGGGTGACGTTGGGGCTCACCGGGGGGGGGTCCTGGCTGCCCCCCACTTTGGCACAGGCGacgtgggggggggggttcccGCTGGCGGCACAGGCCAGCTCCGCCGGTGCCCCCTCCACCCAGAGCCGCCGCGCCGGGCAGCCCGGCTCACCGATGCTGGGCTCGTCTGCAAAGCGTGGGGGacacggcgggggggggggggctgggtgccgggtgccccccacccacccacccccctccccaccctgtgCCGGTGGAACCGGATCGAAGACGGCCTGGCTCCCCTTTGGGCCGGTACGGGTATGGCGGCACCGGCAGGGATGTGGTATCCCTGTTACGGCACCCCCGCACGGCCATGGCACCCCCAGCCATGGCACCCCTGGCACACACATGGCACCCCCAACCACCATGGCACCCCCAGCCATGGCACCCCCAGCCATGGCACCCCTGGCACACACATGGCACCCCCAACCACCATGGCACCCCCAGCCATGGCACCCCCAGCCATGGCACCCCTGGCACACACATGGCACCCCCACCATGGATAACGGCACCCCTGGCATCACCAGATCCCTGTGCCATCCCTGGTGTCACCAgccccccatcccatccccgCCATCACCAGCCCCTGTAacatccccagcaccagcagccccccctGCCATCCCGGCACCACCAgcccccatcccatcccatcccccccTGCCACCCCGGCACTGCCATCACTCACACTCGACGGTGACGACGACGCTGCGGACGGCCGTGCCGTGCTTGTTGGTGGCTCGGCAGACGTAGCGCCCGGCATCGGTGCGGCTGACGATGGCGCGGCTGCCCCGGGCGCGGCTGGCACCGCCATCACGGGCACAgcgggtgctggggggggggtccccatCAGCGCGACACACCAGATCCCACCGCTCGCCCTCCACCCAGGTGCGGTGCGCCGGGCAGCCCCTCTCCGTCAGGGTGGGCTCGTCTTTGGGGGGcaaaagggggggagggggtggcggTTAGTGCAGATGCCCCCACCGTGCCGCGGTGGGCGATGCTGGCGCCACTCACACTCCACGCGGACGGTGACATGCCGGCTGCGTGTCCCCAAGCTGTTGGTGGCATTGCAGAGGTAGGTGCCGGCGCGGGAGCGGGTGACCAGCGCCGCTTCCCCGGTGCTGACGGTGACCCCATTCTTACCGCAGACCACGGCGGGCGCGGGGTTGCCGGTGGCCCGGCACGACAGCGCTTCCCGTGTCCCCCGCAGCCACGTGCGGTTGGCGGGGCAGTCGCTCGCCGATATTTCGGGAATATCTGGAAAAAACCAGAGGGATACGCCGggaaggctgggggcagctcGTGCCAGTTGCCGACGGCACAACCGGGGTCCCCCCGGTGCGGCACTCACAGAGCACGGCGAGCCGGGCATCCGCGTCCTTGGTCACCGCGCCGGCACCGATGGCCAAGCTGGCCCGGCAGCCGAATCGGCGTCCGTCGTCTTCCCGACGCGCCACCAGCCGTAGCTCCAACTGGGATCGCGGCCCCTCCGCCAGGACCCCCCCCGTCGGCATCGCGGAGCTGCAGCCGGACAGCGGGGGGTTCGGCGACGCCGGCATGGCACGTCACCGTCACCTCACTGCccgccggtgccgccgccgGGCTCAGCTCCAGGATGGGTGCCGGGAAGCCTGCGGGAAGCTGCCGTGAATCTAACGGGATTCGGGGAGGGGGTTatttccccccgcccccgccatGCCCCCGTGCCTTACGGTAGACGTGGAGCTGCCTCCGCGCCGTCCGCGCCACCGTCCCACCGCCGCGGTGCAGGTCAGCTCCTGCCGGCCCGGGGTGCTGGGCGAGAGCACGGTGACGGTGGTCACCACGTCCCCGGTCACCGTCACGGTGAGTTCAGGTTCTTGCTCCGCCAGCGCCATGGCGAAGTGACGTCCTCCACCGGGAAAGGCACCGGCGATCTGGCAGCTGCGGTGCCGGTGGTGCCGGCTTCCAGGTGGGGGGGAGCCCGCAGCTGGGGGGGGCTCGGGAGAGCTGCGGGGACACGGCGTCACCAGGGTTGTGCCCAGCTCCCGGTTGCGCCCCTGTGCGGGCAGGGGGGGATCCCGGTGGTGGGACCCTCACCGGGCTCCGGGGAGGATGCGGAGCTGCCGGGGGGGGCGCAGTGAGGTCCCcgcgctggggggggggaatgggggTCCCGGCACGGGGCCAGGTGCCGGGCAAGGGGGGGCGGGATTTGGCACAGGGTGGGTGGCACTGCCAAGGGGGCCAGTCGGTGAGGTCAGCTGGGAGTCCTGgagggactgggag
This is a stretch of genomic DNA from Falco rusticolus isolate bFalRus1 unplaced genomic scaffold, bFalRus1.pri scaffold_229_arrow_ctg1, whole genome shotgun sequence. It encodes these proteins:
- the LOC119142089 gene encoding intercellular adhesion molecule 5-like — protein: MPASPNPPLSGCSSAMPTGGVLAEGPRSQLELRLVARREDDGRRFGCRASLAIGAGAVTKDADARLAVLYIPEISASDCPANRTWLRGTREALSCRATGNPAPAVVCGKNGVTVSTGEAALVTRSRAGTYLCNATNSLGTRSRHVTVRVEYEPTLTERGCPAHRTWVEGERWDLVCRADGDPPPSTRCARDGGASRARGSRAIVSRTDAGRYVCRATNKHGTAVRSVVVTVEYEPSIGEPGCPARRLWVEGAPAELACAASGNPPPHVACAKVGGSQDPPPVSPNVTRAHAGTYQCRATNPHGSALRNITVTVEYSPAAVSLWVLPSPTVPRGSSFSVECRAEGLPPPTYGWVLPPAPNLRFGPDNRTVAIASAAAANRGLYTCTAVNRHGQRAGSVVVQVDESRLVLLASLGSLGAVTAVGLAAAGGYYLKTTACKKGEYNVRDAEGTVNATGRHRHRRDRGEVYGIQLTQP